The Pseudomonas sp. FP198 genomic interval CCTGAATCCAATGGCGCTGGCGCCGTCACGTTGCGTGCCGCCCGCCTGGCCTTGCTCAACGATCGTCATGCGCCTCAACCCTTGAGCCATGGCGCCCAAGTGGCCCAGCGCTACGGCGCACGCGGTGCCCGCGAGGAAGCGCAACTGGCATTTCCGGCGGTGACAACCCTGGGCCTGCCGCAACTCAAGCGCAGCCGCGCGGCGGGCGTCGGCGAACAGAACGCCCGCCTCGACGCCTTGCTGGCGATCATGACCCGCCTGGCCGACACCTGCGTGCTCTATCGCGCCGGCGAAGCGGGGCTCCAAGCCATGCAACAGGGCGCCAGAGCGGTGCTCGACGCCGGCGGCAGTGCGAGCCTGGGCGGTCGCCGCCAGTTGCATTCGCTGGACCAACAACTGATTGCCTTGAACGCCTCGCCCGGCGGCGCCGCCGACCTGCTCGCCGCCTGCCTGTTCCTCGACCGTATCGAGCGCGGTGATGGCCTCTTTCCAGGAGTGTGCTGATGCAAACCTTATCCTTTGAATTCACCGCCGGGCAGCCGCCACGGGGCCGGGCACTGGTCGGCTGCGTCGGCTCGGGCGATCTCGAAGTGCTGATCGAACCCGGGCTGGCGGGCAAGCTGACCATCCAGGTGCAGACCTCGGTCAATGGCAGCGAGCAACGCTGGCAGCACTTGTTCGCGCGCATGTTCGACGGCCAGACGCCTCCCGCGATGGCCATTGAAATCCACGATTTCGGCGCCACCCCCGGCGTGGTGCGTTTGCGCCTGGAACAAGGCTTCGAGGAGATCGGCCATGACTGACAGCGCAGCGTTGCTCAACAAGCACAGTTTCGTCGAGCTCGGTGCCCGGCAACGGGCCAGGGCCTTGCTCGATGACGGTACGTTCCGCGAACTGCTCGACCCGTTCCAGCGGATCATGTCGCCGTGGCTACTGCGCCAGGGTGTGGTCCCGCAAAGCGACGATGGGGTGGTGATCGCCAAGGGCGAGCTCGACGGTTTGCCGGTGGTCATCGCCGCCATTGAAGGCGCGTTCCAGGGCGGCAGCCTCGGTGAAGTCGGCGGGGCAAAGATCGCCGGTGCCCTCGAGCTGGCGGCCGAGGACAATCGCAAAGGCATCCCGACCCGGGCCGTGCTGCTGCTGGAGACCGGCGGCGTGCGGTTGCAGGAAGCCAACCTCGGGC includes:
- a CDS encoding malonate decarboxylase subunit delta is translated as MQTLSFEFTAGQPPRGRALVGCVGSGDLEVLIEPGLAGKLTIQVQTSVNGSEQRWQHLFARMFDGQTPPAMAIEIHDFGATPGVVRLRLEQGFEEIGHD
- a CDS encoding triphosphoribosyl-dephospho-CoA synthase gives rise to the protein MRALNLQPKTLSLAERLADLAVDALIDEADLSPKPALVDRRGNGAHTDLHLGLMHASALSLWPAFKEMAEAALECGEIGLPLREVVGRIGREGEAAMLVTTGGVNTHRGAIWALGLLVAAAALEPESNGAGAVTLRAARLALLNDRHAPQPLSHGAQVAQRYGARGAREEAQLAFPAVTTLGLPQLKRSRAAGVGEQNARLDALLAIMTRLADTCVLYRAGEAGLQAMQQGARAVLDAGGSASLGGRRQLHSLDQQLIALNASPGGAADLLAACLFLDRIERGDGLFPGVC